From the genome of Mesorhizobium japonicum MAFF 303099, one region includes:
- a CDS encoding MarR family winged helix-turn-helix transcriptional regulator, translating into MDRAAKAIEQWKRERPDLDVSPMGVLGRLNEASSLIARDRLAPLFAQFGLQAGEFDVLATLRRSGSPYALTPTDLYEATMVTSGAMTNRLDRLEKAGLILRGPHPNDRRGIVVQLTGKGLALIDEALTAHVANEHEILAGLNDAERETLSRLLEKLIGSVS; encoded by the coding sequence ATGGATCGCGCGGCAAAAGCGATCGAGCAGTGGAAGCGGGAGCGGCCGGACCTTGATGTCTCGCCGATGGGCGTGCTCGGGCGATTGAACGAAGCCTCGTCGCTGATCGCGCGTGATCGCCTGGCCCCGCTGTTTGCGCAATTCGGGTTGCAAGCCGGCGAGTTCGACGTGCTGGCAACGCTGCGCCGCTCAGGCTCACCTTACGCGCTGACGCCGACAGATCTCTATGAAGCGACCATGGTGACATCGGGGGCCATGACCAACCGGCTCGACCGTTTGGAGAAGGCCGGATTGATCCTGCGCGGCCCGCACCCCAACGACCGGCGCGGCATTGTTGTGCAGCTCACCGGGAAAGGTCTCGCCTTGATCGACGAGGCCCTGACCGCCCACGTCGCCAACGAGCACGAGATCCTCGCGGGCCTAAACGACGCCGAACGGGAGACGCTTTCGCGTCTGCTTGAGAAGCTGATCGGCAGCGTGAGCTGA
- the argJ gene encoding bifunctional glutamate N-acetyltransferase/amino-acid acetyltransferase ArgJ, which translates to MSTTISPLAPKKYPKMPVIEGVRIATAEAGIKYKNRTDLLAMVFDAGTAVAGVFTKSKCPSAPVDFCRQNLAAGKARVLVVNSGNANAFTGKKGRESTALTGEAAAKAAGCTAGEVFLASTGVIGEPLDTTKFSHLLAGLVSDGKPDLWTEAAKAIMTTDTYPKVATQTVKLGDTDVTINGISKGAGMIAPDMATMLSFIATDAPIAAPVLQDLLSRGTAKTFNAVTVDSDTSTSDTLLIFATGKAAKRGAPEITDPKDARLGQFRRALGKVLKSLALQVVRDGEGARKQVEVTVTGAKSARSAKRIALSIANSPLVKTAVAGEDANWGRVVMAVGKAGEPADRDRLSIWFGDIRLAHEGERDPGYSEEATSTYMKRDDIRIRADIGIGRGKATVWTCDLTKEYVAINGDYRS; encoded by the coding sequence ATGTCCACGACGATTTCGCCGCTCGCGCCGAAGAAGTACCCCAAAATGCCTGTCATTGAAGGGGTGCGCATCGCCACCGCCGAAGCGGGGATAAAGTACAAGAACCGTACCGACCTGCTGGCCATGGTGTTCGATGCCGGCACTGCGGTCGCCGGCGTGTTCACCAAGTCGAAATGCCCCTCGGCGCCCGTCGATTTCTGCCGCCAGAACCTTGCCGCCGGCAAGGCCCGGGTGCTGGTCGTCAATTCCGGCAATGCCAACGCCTTCACCGGCAAGAAGGGCCGCGAATCCACCGCGCTGACCGGCGAGGCGGCGGCAAAGGCTGCCGGCTGCACGGCAGGTGAGGTGTTCCTGGCCTCGACCGGCGTCATCGGCGAGCCGCTCGACACGACCAAGTTCAGCCATCTGCTTGCCGGACTGGTCAGTGATGGCAAGCCCGACCTGTGGACCGAGGCGGCGAAGGCCATCATGACCACGGACACCTATCCGAAAGTGGCGACGCAGACCGTCAAGCTTGGTGACACCGATGTCACCATCAATGGCATCTCCAAGGGCGCCGGCATGATCGCCCCCGACATGGCGACGATGCTGTCCTTCATCGCCACCGACGCGCCGATCGCGGCCCCCGTGCTGCAGGACCTGCTGTCGCGCGGCACGGCCAAGACCTTCAACGCGGTGACCGTCGACAGCGACACCTCGACCAGCGACACACTGCTGATCTTCGCCACCGGCAAGGCCGCCAAGCGCGGTGCGCCTGAAATCACCGACCCGAAAGACGCACGGCTCGGTCAGTTCCGCCGGGCGCTCGGCAAGGTGCTGAAGTCGCTGGCGCTGCAGGTGGTGCGCGACGGCGAGGGCGCCCGCAAGCAGGTCGAAGTCACCGTCACCGGCGCGAAATCGGCCCGCTCGGCCAAGCGCATCGCGCTGTCGATCGCCAATTCGCCGCTGGTCAAGACAGCGGTCGCCGGCGAGGACGCCAATTGGGGCCGTGTCGTCATGGCCGTCGGCAAGGCCGGCGAGCCCGCCGACCGCGACCGGCTGTCGATCTGGTTCGGCGATATCAGGCTGGCGCATGAGGGCGAGCGCGACCCCGGCTATTCCGAGGAAGCGACGTCGACTTACATGAAGCGCGACGATATCCGCATCCGTGCCGACATCGGCATCGGCCGCGGCAAGGCGACGGTGTGGACCTGCGACCTCACCAAGGAATATGTCGCCATCAACGGCGATTATCGGAGCTGA
- a CDS encoding MFS transporter produces the protein MTTITASGSASAETTISNWMTFLLAAACGLIVANIYYAQPLIGPIGAELGLPPHAAGLIVTMAQIGYGVGLLFIVPLGDLIENRRLVLGILAVATLALLGAAISTQPAFFLAAMLFVGLGSVAVQTLIPYAAHLAPEARRGRVVGNVSVGLLLGIMLSRPFSSFITALSSWHVVYFTSCAVMILLTVVLRFALPRRVPTARLSYGALLASMVQIARSTPVLRRRALYQAFLFAAFSLFWTTTPLLLAGPDFGLTQRGIGLFALAGVAGAIAAPLAGRVADRGWSRPATAFAMLCVAVAFLVTHIAPSGSTLSLALLVAAAIVLDFGVQTNLVLGYRDLFALGAAHRSRLNGLYMATFFIAGAIGSGVGGWAYAQDGWPLVSWIGLALPVAALLCFATEFMSRQRA, from the coding sequence ATGACCACCATTACCGCATCCGGCTCCGCATCCGCCGAGACGACAATTTCGAATTGGATGACCTTCTTGCTGGCTGCCGCCTGCGGGCTGATCGTTGCCAATATCTATTACGCACAGCCATTGATTGGCCCGATTGGCGCCGAACTTGGCCTGCCGCCACATGCGGCGGGCCTGATCGTTACGATGGCGCAGATCGGCTACGGGGTGGGCCTGCTGTTCATCGTGCCGCTTGGCGACCTGATCGAGAACCGCAGGCTCGTGCTTGGCATACTCGCCGTTGCGACGCTCGCCTTATTGGGCGCGGCGATTTCAACGCAGCCGGCGTTTTTTCTGGCCGCGATGCTGTTTGTCGGCCTTGGCTCGGTCGCGGTGCAGACCCTTATCCCCTATGCGGCGCATCTGGCGCCGGAGGCCAGGCGTGGCCGCGTGGTCGGCAATGTGTCGGTGGGATTGTTGCTGGGCATAATGCTGTCACGGCCGTTTTCCAGTTTCATCACCGCGCTGTCGTCCTGGCATGTGGTCTACTTCACCTCTTGCGCCGTTATGATCCTGCTGACCGTGGTGCTGCGGTTCGCGCTGCCCAGGCGCGTGCCGACGGCGCGTCTGAGCTATGGCGCACTGTTGGCGTCCATGGTGCAGATTGCGCGCTCGACGCCGGTCCTGCGGCGGCGGGCTCTCTATCAGGCGTTCCTGTTCGCGGCCTTCAGCCTGTTCTGGACGACGACACCGCTGCTGCTGGCCGGACCCGATTTCGGCTTGACGCAGCGCGGCATCGGCCTGTTCGCCTTGGCCGGTGTCGCCGGCGCTATCGCCGCGCCGCTCGCCGGAAGGGTTGCCGACCGCGGATGGAGCCGCCCGGCGACAGCCTTTGCCATGCTGTGCGTCGCCGTCGCCTTTCTCGTAACCCATATCGCCCCCAGCGGTTCGACGCTTTCGCTGGCGCTGCTGGTTGCCGCAGCCATCGTCCTCGACTTCGGCGTGCAGACCAACCTTGTCCTCGGCTATCGCGACCTGTTCGCGCTCGGCGCCGCCCATCGCAGCCGTCTGAACGGGCTCTACATGGCGACGTTCTTCATCGCTGGCGCCATCGGCTCGGGTGTCGGCGGTTGGGCCTATGCGCAAGACGGCTGGCCACTGGTGTCCTGGATCGGCCTGGCGCTGCCGGTTGCGGCACTGCTTTGTTTCGCCACCGAATTCATGTCGCGCCAAAGGGCGTGA
- the grxC gene encoding glutaredoxin 3, translating to MVDVTIYTRMMCGYCTAAKRLLERKGVAYTEHDASFSPELRQEMISRAHGRTTFPQIFIGETHVGGCDDLHELEAEGRLDRLLANGATI from the coding sequence ATGGTCGATGTCACGATCTATACGCGCATGATGTGCGGCTACTGCACGGCAGCCAAGCGGCTGCTGGAGCGCAAGGGCGTTGCCTATACCGAGCATGACGCTTCGTTTTCGCCGGAACTGCGCCAGGAGATGATCTCGCGCGCGCACGGCCGCACGACCTTTCCGCAGATTTTCATCGGCGAGACGCATGTCGGCGGCTGCGACGATCTCCACGAGCTGGAGGCCGAAGGCCGGCTGGACAGGCTGCTCGCCAACGGCGCGACGATTTGA
- a CDS encoding class I SAM-dependent methyltransferase, whose amino-acid sequence MQPIMDTSLWLAHKRRAVSHPVDGADFLMNRAAEDLADRLGAVERRFGKAAVLFCQTSAAADVLAASGKVADIVRVEADTAFLTGGGAGLIAPFETVPFEPESLDLAVSLLSMQAMNDIPGMLIQIRRALRPDGLFLGAFAGAGTLFELRESLLAAETELYGGASPRVIPFTDVRDAGALLQRAALALPVADVETVTVRYANLFALMADLRAMGETSALTDRSRRPGARQLFARAAEIYAERFSDADGRVRASFSIVWMSGWAPDASQQKPLKPGSAKVSLKTILEAPDGQ is encoded by the coding sequence TTGCAGCCCATTATGGATACCTCTTTGTGGCTGGCGCACAAGCGGCGCGCGGTCAGCCATCCGGTCGACGGCGCCGATTTCCTGATGAACCGCGCCGCCGAGGACCTTGCAGACCGGCTGGGCGCCGTCGAGCGCCGGTTCGGCAAGGCGGCGGTGCTGTTTTGCCAGACGTCGGCCGCGGCCGATGTGCTCGCCGCCAGCGGCAAGGTCGCGGATATCGTCCGCGTCGAGGCGGATACGGCTTTCCTGACCGGCGGCGGCGCCGGCTTAATCGCACCGTTCGAAACCGTGCCGTTCGAGCCGGAGAGCCTCGATCTGGCGGTGTCGCTTCTGTCGATGCAGGCGATGAACGACATTCCCGGCATGCTGATCCAGATCCGCCGCGCGCTGCGGCCGGACGGACTTTTCCTTGGCGCCTTTGCCGGTGCCGGCACGCTTTTCGAGTTGCGCGAAAGCCTGCTTGCGGCCGAGACGGAACTTTACGGCGGCGCCAGCCCGCGTGTCATCCCGTTCACCGACGTGCGCGATGCCGGCGCGCTTTTGCAGCGCGCCGCCCTTGCCCTGCCGGTCGCCGATGTCGAGACCGTGACGGTGCGCTATGCCAATTTGTTTGCGTTGATGGCCGATCTGCGCGCCATGGGCGAAACCAGCGCACTCACCGACCGCAGCCGACGGCCGGGCGCACGCCAGCTGTTTGCCCGCGCGGCCGAAATTTACGCCGAGCGGTTTTCCGACGCCGACGGCCGCGTAAGGGCAAGTTTCTCGATTGTCTGGATGTCCGGCTGGGCGCCCGACGCCTCGCAGCAAAAACCGCTGAAGCCAGGGTCGGCCAAGGTCTCGCTGAAGACGATACTTGAGGCTCCCGACGGGCAATGA
- a CDS encoding Flp family type IVb pilin, with protein MKAVLLRFLKDETGATAVEYGLIVAVLSLTIVAGISQVFNSITWLFSDNGSRLANAFAP; from the coding sequence ATGAAAGCAGTGCTGCTGCGATTTCTGAAGGACGAAACCGGCGCCACGGCGGTCGAATATGGCCTGATCGTCGCTGTGTTGTCGCTGACCATCGTCGCCGGCATCAGTCAGGTCTTCAACTCGATCACCTGGCTGTTCAGCGACAATGGCAGCCGGCTTGCGAACGCCTTCGCACCCTGA
- the mutT gene encoding 8-oxo-dGTP diphosphatase MutT has translation MNDLANAGKRLLLVAACALVDTDGRVLLAQRPEGKQLAGLWEFPGGKVEPGETPEQCIIRELHEEIGIETEIPCLAPLTFASHSYNDFHLLMPLFVCRRFRGIAQPREGQALKWVRPREMRDYPMPPADAPLIPFLIDLL, from the coding sequence ATGAATGATCTGGCCAATGCCGGCAAGCGCCTGCTCCTGGTCGCGGCCTGCGCGCTGGTCGATACCGACGGCCGGGTGCTGCTCGCGCAGCGGCCCGAGGGCAAGCAGCTTGCCGGCCTGTGGGAATTTCCCGGCGGCAAGGTCGAGCCCGGCGAGACGCCGGAACAATGCATCATCCGCGAATTGCACGAGGAGATCGGCATCGAGACCGAAATCCCGTGCCTGGCGCCGCTTACCTTCGCCAGCCATTCCTATAACGACTTCCATCTGTTGATGCCGCTGTTTGTCTGCCGCCGCTTCCGCGGCATCGCCCAGCCCCGGGAAGGGCAGGCGCTGAAATGGGTGCGGCCGAGAGAGATGCGCGACTATCCGATGCCGCCGGCCGACGCGCCGCTGATCCCGTTCCTGATCGATCTGCTCTGA
- a CDS encoding TetR/AcrR family transcriptional regulator, translating into MGEIADPARKSIGARRNPDSAEAILEAAEAVLIEAGYAGFSIEAVARRARAGKPTIYRWWPSKAALLLEVYQRQKRVDIPDTGSLEEDLVGFLVNLFAHWRETSSGSVFRSLIAEAQSDETAAAALAGYAGARRTHTGQIIERAKARGEIAGDIDPGVVADIIASYAWRHLLTNRLDEPKATIRKMVRYLLQGIAAGR; encoded by the coding sequence ATGGGCGAAATCGCCGATCCGGCACGCAAATCGATTGGCGCCAGGCGCAATCCCGACAGCGCCGAAGCCATTCTGGAGGCTGCCGAAGCCGTGCTGATCGAGGCCGGCTATGCCGGTTTCTCGATCGAGGCGGTGGCGCGCCGCGCCCGTGCCGGCAAGCCGACCATTTACCGCTGGTGGCCTAGCAAGGCGGCGCTGCTGCTCGAAGTCTACCAGCGCCAGAAGCGCGTCGACATTCCCGATACGGGAAGCCTGGAGGAGGATCTCGTCGGCTTCCTGGTCAATCTGTTCGCGCATTGGCGCGAGACATCGTCGGGCAGCGTCTTCCGGTCGCTGATCGCCGAGGCACAGTCGGATGAAACCGCGGCGGCGGCCCTGGCGGGCTATGCCGGAGCGCGCCGCACCCACACCGGCCAGATCATCGAGCGCGCCAAGGCGCGGGGCGAGATCGCCGGCGATATTGATCCGGGCGTGGTTGCCGATATCATCGCTTCCTACGCCTGGCGGCATCTCCTGACCAACCGGCTCGATGAACCCAAGGCCACGATACGCAAAATGGTCCGCTATCTCCTGCAAGGCATAGCAGCCGGCAGATAA
- a CDS encoding DMT family transporter, which translates to MKFLWDSAFGLLVVTGCLLGLTLPFGKLATAAGVPAMVWAFVISLGAGGVLLCVLLLRGQRVRLTAHKLRYFFVTAAVSYAVPNLLMFSAIPHLGAGYTGIMFTLSPVVTLVFSILLRVRRPNVLGIIGIAVGFIGAVMVAVTRGEAGQPADLFWVVMGLLIPVSLAAGNIYRTVDWPESTGPIELAVGSHLASATLLLAGILALFGVEAFAPLGGVPLVLVGQVASASAMFAFFFRLQAVGGPVYLSQIGYVAAAVGLFAGTIFLGEHYQLLTWAGAAIITAGVFITTKAQSQAVAKPQPA; encoded by the coding sequence ATGAAATTTCTCTGGGATTCGGCGTTCGGCCTGCTTGTCGTCACCGGCTGCCTGCTCGGCCTGACACTGCCCTTCGGCAAGCTCGCCACGGCAGCCGGCGTGCCGGCCATGGTCTGGGCCTTCGTCATCTCGCTCGGCGCCGGCGGCGTGCTTTTGTGCGTGCTTTTGCTGCGCGGCCAGCGTGTCCGGCTCACCGCGCACAAGCTGCGCTATTTCTTCGTCACGGCGGCCGTGTCCTATGCCGTCCCCAATCTCTTGATGTTCTCGGCCATTCCGCATCTGGGCGCCGGCTATACCGGCATCATGTTCACGCTGTCGCCCGTCGTCACGCTGGTGTTCTCGATCCTGCTGCGTGTCCGGCGCCCGAACGTGCTGGGCATTATCGGCATCGCCGTCGGTTTCATCGGCGCCGTGATGGTGGCGGTGACGCGCGGCGAGGCCGGCCAGCCGGCCGATCTGTTCTGGGTGGTGATGGGGCTGCTGATCCCGGTCAGCCTTGCAGCCGGCAACATCTACCGCACCGTCGACTGGCCGGAAAGCACCGGTCCGATCGAGCTCGCCGTCGGCAGCCACCTGGCGTCGGCGACGCTGCTGCTCGCCGGCATTCTCGCTTTGTTCGGCGTCGAGGCCTTCGCGCCGCTAGGCGGCGTACCGCTGGTCCTCGTCGGGCAGGTCGCATCGGCGTCGGCGATGTTTGCCTTCTTCTTCCGGCTGCAGGCGGTCGGCGGCCCGGTCTATCTCAGCCAGATCGGCTATGTGGCAGCCGCGGTCGGCCTGTTTGCCGGCACGATCTTCCTTGGCGAGCACTATCAGCTGCTGACCTGGGCCGGCGCCGCCATCATCACCGCCGGCGTCTTCATCACCACGAAGGCGCAGAGCCAGGCTGTCGCGAAGCCGCAGCCCGCGTAA
- a CDS encoding GNAT family N-acetyltransferase: MLAIVRRYEAAGFRAWPAAAVHYDGTWVVRLTAGHPAKRLNSVNPLDPGDIQHIADRIGRASRRFDAYGRPLTFRMSPLSGPDLAGHLDKEGWSRFDESLVMRLPLADAQLDAAMDQIPLKDISRFIGASLKVSGSDVSLRPGLSEIIGAIQPEAGLFALEDGAEALATLICVHDGDLAGLFEVATDKAARNKGHGRNLIRSALKWARLRGAREAWLQVEAGNVPALALYRSLGFEEVYRYHYRRPPGHE; encoded by the coding sequence ATGCTCGCGATCGTGCGCCGCTACGAGGCGGCCGGCTTTCGCGCCTGGCCGGCGGCCGCCGTCCACTATGACGGTACCTGGGTGGTGCGGCTCACGGCCGGCCACCCGGCCAAGCGGCTGAATTCGGTCAACCCGCTCGATCCCGGCGATATCCAGCACATAGCCGACCGCATCGGCCGGGCCAGCCGCCGTTTCGATGCCTATGGCAGGCCGCTGACGTTCCGCATGTCGCCGCTGTCGGGTCCCGATCTTGCCGGCCATCTCGACAAGGAGGGCTGGAGTCGGTTCGACGAATCGCTGGTCATGCGGTTGCCGCTGGCCGACGCCCAACTCGATGCCGCGATGGACCAGATTCCGCTCAAGGACATCAGCCGCTTCATCGGCGCGTCGCTCAAGGTCAGCGGCTCGGACGTTTCGCTGCGGCCCGGCCTGTCGGAGATCATCGGCGCCATCCAGCCAGAGGCCGGGCTGTTCGCACTGGAAGATGGGGCGGAGGCGCTGGCGACGCTGATCTGCGTGCATGACGGCGATCTCGCCGGCCTGTTCGAAGTAGCCACCGACAAGGCGGCGCGCAACAAGGGCCATGGCCGCAACCTGATCCGGTCAGCGCTGAAATGGGCGCGGCTGCGCGGCGCGCGGGAGGCTTGGCTGCAGGTCGAGGCCGGCAATGTGCCGGCGCTGGCGCTCTATCGGTCGCTCGGCTTCGAGGAAGTCTATCGCTACCATTATCGCCGGCCGCCTGGTCATGAGTGA
- a CDS encoding DUF1178 family protein — MIRFSLICENEHEFEGWFRSNDDFDTQKKRGFVDCPSCGSHKVEKALMAPAVSTARKQETIALAMGEAQKQALAQLKAMAEKVRENADYVGDKFAEEARKIHFGETDPRGIYGEATLEEAKGLAEDGVDFMPIPVFPDDRN; from the coding sequence TTGATCCGCTTTTCCCTGATCTGCGAAAACGAACACGAGTTCGAGGGCTGGTTCCGCAGCAATGACGATTTCGACACCCAGAAGAAGCGCGGCTTTGTCGATTGCCCTAGCTGCGGCTCGCACAAGGTGGAGAAGGCCCTGATGGCGCCGGCCGTTTCGACGGCGCGCAAGCAGGAGACCATAGCGCTCGCCATGGGCGAGGCGCAGAAGCAGGCCCTGGCGCAACTGAAGGCGATGGCCGAGAAGGTGCGCGAGAATGCCGACTATGTCGGTGACAAATTCGCCGAGGAAGCGCGAAAAATCCATTTCGGCGAAACCGACCCACGCGGTATCTACGGCGAGGCGACACTGGAAGAGGCCAAGGGCCTGGCCGAGGATGGCGTCGATTTCATGCCGATCCCGGTGTTTCCCGACGACCGCAACTGA
- a CDS encoding caspase family protein, translating to MGRLAILAWAFLGLLLLSADAEPARRVALVIGNGTYAEAGTLANPVNDALDIADKLRSIGFEVIEGNDLGKRELERSIGEFSDALEGAGVGLFYYAGHGLQVDGRNYIVPVDAKLDMPVKLQLEAVPIDEVLDIMEQQTKVSLVFLDACRNNPFARSLSRTATTRSATALAGLAQFDSTRGSFIAFSTAPGAVAMDGTGRNSPFASALLRHIAEPGQSINDMMIAVRRDVVSQTREGQRPWEQGSLLERFEFVPGDGPAPKPKPAAEPASAPRVAALERSVGDDKASIEQFLRRDYLAPDTRTMAETVKRIYGSSATIFGTRYDADAIVKVKTDWFAQWASWSLGLEPGSLEITPHGEDRTEAAFAMRYDYVPKDKSAARLTGKARVTLGLVKAAEGWRIESETSQAMQ from the coding sequence ATGGGCAGGCTTGCGATCCTCGCTTGGGCATTTCTGGGACTGTTGCTGCTGAGCGCCGACGCTGAGCCGGCGCGGCGCGTGGCGCTCGTCATCGGCAACGGCACCTATGCCGAGGCCGGCACGCTGGCCAATCCGGTCAACGACGCCCTCGACATCGCCGACAAGCTGCGCTCCATCGGTTTCGAGGTCATCGAAGGCAACGACCTCGGCAAGCGCGAGCTCGAACGCAGCATCGGCGAATTCTCCGATGCGCTCGAAGGCGCCGGGGTCGGGCTTTTCTACTATGCCGGCCACGGCCTGCAGGTCGACGGGCGCAACTACATCGTGCCGGTCGACGCGAAGCTTGACATGCCGGTGAAACTGCAGCTCGAAGCGGTACCGATCGACGAAGTCCTCGACATCATGGAACAGCAGACCAAGGTCAGCCTGGTGTTTCTCGATGCCTGCCGCAACAATCCGTTTGCCCGCAGTCTAAGCCGCACCGCCACGACGCGCTCGGCGACCGCGCTCGCCGGTCTCGCGCAGTTCGATTCGACGCGCGGCTCCTTCATCGCCTTCTCGACCGCGCCAGGCGCGGTCGCCATGGACGGCACCGGGCGCAACTCGCCCTTTGCATCAGCCCTTTTGCGGCACATCGCCGAACCCGGCCAGAGCATCAACGACATGATGATCGCGGTGCGCCGCGACGTCGTTTCGCAAACCCGCGAAGGCCAGCGCCCCTGGGAGCAGGGCTCACTGCTCGAACGTTTCGAGTTCGTCCCGGGTGACGGGCCAGCCCCGAAGCCCAAGCCGGCGGCCGAGCCGGCGTCGGCCCCACGGGTCGCGGCGCTGGAGCGCTCCGTGGGCGATGACAAGGCTTCGATCGAACAGTTCCTGCGCCGGGATTATCTGGCGCCCGACACCAGGACGATGGCCGAAACGGTCAAGCGGATCTACGGCTCGTCGGCCACTATTTTCGGTACACGCTACGACGCCGATGCCATCGTCAAGGTGAAGACCGACTGGTTCGCGCAATGGGCTTCGTGGTCGCTCGGGCTGGAACCCGGCAGCCTGGAGATCACGCCGCATGGCGAGGACCGCACTGAGGCCGCCTTTGCCATGCGCTACGACTACGTACCGAAGGACAAGTCGGCGGCACGGCTGACCGGCAAGGCGCGCGTCACGCTTGGGCTGGTCAAGGCCGCGGAGGGATGGCGCATCGAATCCGAAACCTCGCAGGCGATGCAATGA
- a CDS encoding ComF family protein, with the protein MADPMPEIKSVGIRNLARSALGWPARMLFPPVCAGCRRHVSQPGVLCGACWPKLRLLERPWCPVMGTPFTHHMGEGFLSAEAIADPPPFERARAAVAYSGVARQMVQGLKYQDRTDLAPWMARWMVRAGADLIAEADVVVPVPLHWRRFFRRRFNQSAELARAVCELSGLSFAPSAMRRVKLTRQQVGLERQEREENVRAAFRVPAEAEIEIAGRRVLLIDDVYTTGATVRAATKALKRGGASAVDVLTFARVLPGDFRADESATI; encoded by the coding sequence GTGGCCGATCCGATGCCAGAGATCAAGTCCGTCGGGATCAGGAACCTCGCCCGATCGGCTCTCGGCTGGCCGGCGCGCATGCTGTTTCCGCCAGTCTGTGCCGGTTGCCGCCGGCATGTCTCGCAGCCCGGCGTGCTGTGCGGCGCCTGCTGGCCGAAGCTGCGGCTCTTGGAACGGCCCTGGTGCCCGGTTATGGGCACGCCGTTCACCCATCATATGGGCGAGGGTTTTCTGTCGGCCGAGGCGATCGCGGACCCGCCACCCTTCGAGCGGGCGCGGGCAGCCGTCGCCTATTCCGGCGTGGCCCGCCAGATGGTGCAAGGGCTGAAATACCAGGATCGCACCGATCTAGCGCCTTGGATGGCGCGCTGGATGGTGCGCGCAGGCGCCGATCTCATCGCCGAGGCCGATGTGGTGGTGCCGGTGCCGCTGCACTGGCGGCGTTTTTTCCGGCGGCGCTTCAACCAGTCGGCGGAACTGGCGCGCGCGGTTTGCGAGCTCAGCGGGTTGTCTTTCGCGCCTTCCGCCATGCGGCGCGTGAAACTCACCCGCCAGCAGGTCGGGCTGGAGCGGCAGGAGCGCGAGGAGAATGTGCGGGCCGCCTTCCGCGTCCCGGCCGAGGCGGAGATCGAGATCGCCGGCCGCAGGGTGCTTCTGATCGACGATGTCTACACCACGGGCGCCACCGTGCGAGCGGCCACCAAGGCGCTGAAAAGGGGCGGTGCGTCTGCCGTCGACGTGCTGACCTTCGCGCGTGTGTTGCCGGGGGACTTTCGGGCGGACGAGTCCGCGACTATATAA
- a CDS encoding carbon-nitrogen hydrolase family protein — MGVFKAAAVQMRSGESPERNAVDLERLVREAAGQGATYIQTPEMTGALIRDKQARAASFTSEDKDIIVATARGLARELGVFLHIGSTAILRADGKLANRALLFGPDGATLATYDKIHMFDVDLDNGESWRESAAYEPGTEAVVTEVAGARLGFAVCYDLRFPQLFRTEALAGADVLTVPAAFTRQTGEAHWHVLLRARAIENGAFVVAAAQGGLHEDGRETYGHSLIVDPWGRVLAEAAHDEPAVVVAEIDPAQSLAARKKIPNLKNARDFTINAGAVDAPRLRGAAS, encoded by the coding sequence ATGGGTGTTTTCAAGGCTGCGGCGGTTCAGATGCGTTCCGGCGAAAGCCCCGAGCGCAACGCGGTCGATCTCGAACGGCTGGTGCGTGAAGCGGCCGGGCAGGGCGCGACCTATATCCAGACGCCGGAAATGACCGGGGCGCTGATCCGCGACAAGCAGGCGCGTGCCGCTTCCTTCACCTCCGAAGACAAGGACATCATTGTTGCGACCGCACGCGGATTGGCGCGCGAACTCGGCGTCTTCCTGCATATCGGCTCGACCGCCATCCTGCGCGCCGACGGCAAGCTCGCCAATCGGGCGCTGTTGTTCGGTCCGGACGGCGCGACGCTCGCCACCTATGACAAAATCCACATGTTCGACGTCGATCTCGACAATGGCGAAAGCTGGCGCGAATCGGCTGCCTACGAACCCGGCACCGAAGCCGTCGTGACCGAGGTAGCGGGCGCCAGACTGGGCTTTGCGGTCTGCTACGACCTGCGTTTCCCGCAGCTGTTCCGCACCGAGGCGCTGGCCGGCGCGGATGTTTTGACCGTGCCCGCCGCCTTCACCCGGCAGACCGGCGAGGCGCACTGGCATGTGTTGCTGAGAGCCCGCGCCATCGAGAACGGCGCCTTTGTCGTCGCCGCCGCGCAAGGCGGCCTGCATGAGGACGGCCGCGAAACCTATGGCCATTCGTTGATCGTCGACCCGTGGGGGCGCGTCCTCGCCGAAGCCGCGCATGACGAGCCTGCGGTGGTCGTCGCCGAGATCGACCCGGCGCAGTCGCTTGCGGCGCGCAAGAAGATCCCCAATTTGAAGAATGCGCGGGATTTCACCATCAATGCCGGCGCGGTGGACGCGCCGCGTCTCAGGGGTGCCGCCTCTTGA